From Pseudofrankia saprophytica, a single genomic window includes:
- a CDS encoding DedA family protein, with amino-acid sequence MQHFIANHGVLAVFLLMALESACVPIPSEVIMLIGGALAAGAIEDAHPSLVLVIIAGVVGNVVGSYVAWAVGRFGGPAVIRRFGRYVFLREHDLEKAERWFERRGAASVLVGRLLPVIRTFISLPAGIAAMPPLRFGVYTTLGCIPWTAALGIAGYAVGDHWEKIANAFHGPSYIIAAVVAVALIILAARHVKRRRAAATAEPASGEPVADEPISDQMA; translated from the coding sequence GTGCAGCACTTCATCGCCAACCACGGGGTCCTCGCGGTCTTCCTGCTGATGGCCCTCGAGTCCGCCTGCGTCCCGATCCCCTCTGAGGTGATCATGCTGATCGGCGGTGCGCTGGCGGCCGGGGCGATCGAGGACGCGCATCCCAGCCTGGTGCTGGTCATCATCGCCGGTGTCGTCGGCAACGTCGTCGGCAGTTACGTCGCCTGGGCGGTCGGCCGTTTCGGCGGACCGGCCGTGATCCGCCGCTTCGGTCGCTACGTCTTCCTGCGCGAACACGACCTGGAGAAGGCTGAGCGGTGGTTCGAGCGGCGCGGCGCGGCGTCGGTGCTCGTCGGCCGGCTGCTGCCGGTCATCCGCACCTTCATCTCCCTGCCTGCCGGCATCGCGGCGATGCCCCCACTGCGCTTCGGCGTCTACACGACCCTCGGCTGCATCCCGTGGACCGCCGCCCTCGGCATCGCCGGCTATGCCGTCGGTGATCACTGGGAGAAGATCGCCAACGCCTTCCATGGTCCGTCCTACATCATCGCCGCGGTCGTCGCGGTCGCCCTGATCATCCTCGCCGCCCGCCACGTCAAGCGCCGCCGCGCGGCCGCCACGGCCGAGCCCGCCTCGGGCGAGCCCGTCGCCGACGAGCCGATCTCCGACCAGATGGCGTAG
- a CDS encoding nuclear transport factor 2 family protein, with translation MSAHETAVERYLAAWNATEPSGTAAAVAVAWADDGAYTDPLASVTGHREIFGLIGAVQAQFPGHRFRLSGTVDGHHDVARFGWELVGADGSAPVAGFDVLTLDPDGRIRSVIGFLDRVPAPAA, from the coding sequence ATGAGTGCGCACGAGACAGCCGTCGAGCGATACCTCGCCGCCTGGAACGCGACCGAGCCGTCGGGAACCGCGGCGGCTGTCGCCGTGGCGTGGGCTGACGACGGCGCTTACACCGACCCGCTGGCTAGCGTCACCGGCCACCGGGAGATCTTCGGCCTCATCGGCGCCGTCCAGGCGCAGTTCCCGGGACACCGGTTCCGGTTGTCCGGCACCGTCGACGGCCACCACGACGTCGCCCGCTTCGGCTGGGAGCTGGTCGGCGCCGACGGCTCCGCGCCGGTCGCCGGCTTCGACGTGCTCACCCTCGACCCCGACGGCCGCATCCGCTCCGTGATCGGCTTCCTCGACCGCGTCCCCGCACCCGCGGCCTAG
- a CDS encoding nuclear transport factor 2 family protein: MGDSAAPREVAAAFWEALYARDWPRIRGFFGPESIYYDVPTTAAAAARGPESIEARLRMGLAGLSEYSHGDSRFVAEGDLVVTEHEEHWGWPTGEKVTLPFVSIQRVVDGVIVLWRDYWDMNTLMAAAPPGWQESMAAGDLSWVFDATGLA; the protein is encoded by the coding sequence ATGGGTGACTCGGCGGCTCCTCGGGAGGTCGCGGCCGCGTTCTGGGAGGCGTTGTACGCGCGGGACTGGCCGCGCATCCGAGGCTTCTTCGGGCCGGAGTCGATCTACTACGACGTGCCGACGACGGCCGCGGCGGCGGCCCGCGGGCCGGAGAGCATCGAGGCCCGGCTCAGGATGGGACTGGCCGGGCTGTCCGAGTACAGCCACGGCGACTCGCGGTTCGTGGCCGAGGGAGACCTCGTCGTCACCGAGCACGAGGAGCACTGGGGCTGGCCGACGGGGGAGAAGGTCACTCTCCCGTTCGTGTCCATCCAGCGCGTCGTCGACGGTGTGATCGTCCTCTGGCGCGACTACTGGGACATGAACACGTTGATGGCGGCGGCCCCGCCCGGCTGGCAGGAGAGCATGGCCGCCGGCGACCTGTCCTGGGTCTTCGACGCCACCGGCCTGGCCTGA
- a CDS encoding DoxX family protein yields the protein MNAERFTRPSPSLVAGAFLVSGAVHLVRPSFFEPLIPRALPRPREIVYVSGVAELVCAVGLLTKASWAGPASAAVLLGVWPGNLQMALDATSRAREDDGQPRAVALAALAWARMPLQIPMLRAALSARRAS from the coding sequence ATGAATGCCGAGCGGTTCACCCGGCCGAGCCCCTCGTTGGTGGCCGGGGCGTTCCTGGTCAGTGGAGCGGTGCACCTGGTGCGCCCCTCCTTCTTCGAGCCTCTGATACCGCGGGCGCTGCCGCGCCCTCGTGAGATCGTCTACGTCAGCGGCGTCGCCGAGCTGGTCTGCGCGGTGGGGCTGCTGACGAAGGCGTCCTGGGCGGGCCCGGCGAGTGCCGCGGTGCTCCTGGGCGTGTGGCCGGGCAACCTGCAGATGGCGCTGGACGCCACCAGCCGGGCCCGCGAGGACGACGGCCAGCCGCGGGCCGTCGCGTTGGCCGCGCTGGCCTGGGCCCGGATGCCGCTGCAGATCCCGATGCTGCGCGCCGCGCTGTCCGCCCGCCGGGCCTCGTAG
- a CDS encoding GntR family transcriptional regulator — MATPIASTRDPKVFAESLSRRIYDELREGIIRGRYPQGSRLAEQRLAEELRVSRVPLREAVPLLAVDGFVRTLPRRGAVVTTWTLDMAHELFDLRLCMEVGAARFAARQVALGQSVEPLRAALERCRDGVRTGDPYRISGDSTEFHEVVVALTGNSLMRSVMRSVTGRMMWLFYLTSELNPDDALDGHEELLRAVESGNERVAESIAYAHIERDRDESMRVLVEQRGVPVEQGDVPDLRAP; from the coding sequence ATGGCCACGCCGATCGCGTCAACGCGGGACCCGAAGGTCTTCGCGGAGTCGCTGTCCCGGCGGATCTACGACGAGCTGCGCGAGGGCATCATCCGCGGCCGCTACCCCCAGGGCAGCCGGCTCGCCGAGCAGCGGCTGGCCGAGGAGCTGCGCGTCTCCCGGGTGCCGCTACGCGAGGCGGTGCCGCTGCTCGCCGTCGACGGCTTCGTGCGGACGCTCCCGCGCCGCGGCGCGGTCGTCACGACGTGGACGCTCGACATGGCCCACGAGCTGTTCGACCTGCGGCTGTGCATGGAGGTCGGCGCCGCCCGGTTCGCCGCGCGCCAGGTCGCGCTCGGCCAGTCCGTCGAACCGCTGCGGGCCGCGCTCGAACGCTGCCGGGACGGGGTCCGCACCGGCGACCCCTACCGGATCTCGGGCGACAGCACCGAGTTCCACGAGGTGGTCGTCGCCCTCACCGGCAACTCGCTGATGCGCTCGGTGATGCGCTCGGTCACCGGCCGGATGATGTGGCTGTTCTACCTGACCTCCGAGCTCAACCCTGATGACGCGCTGGACGGCCACGAGGAGCTGCTGCGCGCGGTCGAGTCGGGCAACGAGCGGGTCGCGGAGAGCATCGCCTACGCACACATCGAGCGCGACCGCGACGAGTCCATGCGCGTCCTCGTGGAACAACGCGGCGTCCCCGTCGAGCAGGGCGACGTTCCCGACCTCCGCGCCCCTTAG
- a CDS encoding cytochrome P450: MTAPAVRPDLNLLDGHFYAGDHGDPHAVYAWLRANEPVFFDEHSGLWGVASYAAVLEAERNPRRFSSAGGSRPRTGAIPHMIDMDDPEHTKRRKLGNKGFTPRRVGSRHEYLTGVCDLLIDQVCEAGECDFVRDLAAPLPMIVIGDMLGVAPEDRATLLRWSDDMLSALDAHVSAEQLARSGEAFAGWTEHITRVVEQRKAEPTDDLVSVLVHAEIDGDRLADQEVYGESLLILIGGDETTRHVLSGGMEALLLHPDQRDLLAAEPERIPAAVEEMLRWVSPVKNMCRTVVADEAWYGAELKAGQQMLLLYESANFDERIFEDPERFDVTRASNDHLAFGFGTHFCLGNQLARHELTTMFTRLLARLPDLELAAPAPLPRRAANFVSGIESMPVRFTPAAPLGGRR; encoded by the coding sequence ATGACAGCTCCGGCCGTGCGGCCCGACCTCAACCTGCTCGACGGCCATTTCTACGCCGGCGACCACGGCGACCCGCATGCCGTATACGCCTGGCTGCGGGCCAACGAGCCGGTCTTCTTCGACGAGCACAGCGGCCTGTGGGGCGTGGCCAGCTACGCGGCCGTGCTGGAGGCCGAGCGGAACCCGCGCCGTTTCTCCAGCGCCGGCGGCTCCCGGCCGCGCACCGGCGCCATCCCCCACATGATCGACATGGACGACCCGGAGCACACCAAGCGCCGCAAGCTGGGGAACAAGGGCTTCACCCCGCGCCGGGTCGGCTCGCGGCACGAGTACCTCACCGGAGTCTGCGACCTGCTGATCGACCAGGTCTGCGAGGCGGGGGAGTGCGACTTCGTCCGTGACCTCGCCGCCCCGCTGCCGATGATCGTGATCGGCGACATGCTCGGCGTCGCCCCCGAGGACCGGGCGACGCTGCTGCGCTGGTCCGACGACATGCTGAGCGCGCTCGACGCCCACGTGTCCGCCGAGCAGCTCGCCCGCTCGGGAGAGGCGTTCGCCGGCTGGACCGAGCACATCACCCGCGTCGTCGAGCAGCGTAAGGCCGAGCCGACGGACGACCTCGTCAGCGTCCTCGTGCACGCCGAGATCGACGGCGACCGGCTCGCCGACCAGGAGGTGTACGGCGAGTCGCTGCTGATCCTCATTGGCGGTGACGAGACCACCCGTCACGTGCTGTCCGGCGGGATGGAGGCCCTGCTGCTGCATCCCGACCAGCGGGACCTGCTCGCCGCCGAACCCGAGCGGATCCCGGCCGCGGTCGAGGAGATGCTGCGCTGGGTCTCGCCGGTGAAGAACATGTGCCGCACCGTCGTCGCCGACGAGGCCTGGTACGGCGCCGAGCTCAAGGCCGGCCAGCAGATGCTGCTGCTCTACGAGTCGGCCAACTTCGACGAGAGGATCTTCGAGGATCCCGAGCGCTTCGACGTCACCCGCGCGTCCAACGACCATCTGGCGTTCGGTTTCGGCACGCACTTCTGTCTCGGCAACCAGCTGGCCCGCCACGAGCTGACGACCATGTTCACCCGCCTGCTGGCCCGGCTGCCCGATCTGGAGCTCGCCGCACCCGCCCCGCTGCCTCGCCGTGCCGCCAACTTCGTCTCCGGCATCGAGTCCATGCCCGTCCGCTTCACCCCCGCCGCCCCGCTCGGCGGCCGGCGGTAG
- a CDS encoding aspartate/glutamate racemase family protein — protein sequence MTAPRTIMIVNPNTTASMTRAVLAGARSAAAPATRLVGSTAAHGVDSVESNTDEVYGALAVLDQVRAGEAAGVDGYVVACFGDTGLAAAKETARGPVVGMTEAALFTAALIAARFSVVTLPPRTREQSHRVLRDTGLAHRATVRAIEEPVAEVHDGSLHLLGAVAAEARAALDADAAEAIVLGCAGLADLVGPLTELLNVPVVEGVAAAVTMAEGLLAQNLSTSRAATYAPPSRLGPVPA from the coding sequence GTGACGGCTCCCCGGACGATCATGATCGTCAACCCGAACACGACCGCGTCGATGACGCGTGCCGTGCTGGCGGGCGCCCGATCGGCCGCCGCCCCGGCTACCCGGCTGGTCGGTTCGACGGCGGCCCACGGTGTCGACTCGGTCGAGAGCAACACCGACGAGGTCTACGGCGCGCTCGCCGTTCTCGACCAGGTGCGCGCGGGGGAGGCCGCCGGCGTCGACGGCTACGTGGTCGCCTGCTTCGGTGACACCGGGCTCGCCGCCGCGAAGGAGACGGCCCGCGGCCCGGTCGTCGGCATGACCGAGGCGGCGCTGTTCACCGCCGCCCTGATCGCGGCCCGCTTCAGCGTCGTCACGCTGCCGCCGCGCACCCGGGAGCAGTCCCACCGGGTGCTGCGCGACACCGGCCTCGCCCACCGGGCGACGGTGCGGGCCATCGAGGAACCGGTGGCCGAGGTCCACGACGGCTCCCTGCACCTGCTGGGCGCGGTCGCCGCCGAGGCCAGGGCGGCGCTCGACGCGGACGCGGCCGAGGCGATCGTGCTCGGCTGCGCGGGGCTCGCGGACCTGGTCGGGCCGCTGACGGAGCTGCTGAACGTCCCGGTGGTCGAGGGGGTGGCCGCGGCCGTGACGATGGCCGAGGGCCTGCTCGCCCAGAACCTGTCGACCTCGCGGGCCGCCACCTACGCGCCGCCGTCGCGGCTCGGGCCGGTGCCCGCGTGA
- a CDS encoding polysaccharide deacetylase family protein yields the protein MTGHPGPRGARRYPYDPITSPSPGRWPGGHGLAVYVAVGVEDYRPGDGHVEDLLPGVPQPDLVNEAWRDYGNRVGVFRLLDRLRAHGIPPTLLLNTGVYDAAPAVTDAARAAGAELVGHGVSNSDSLADLPPGQERDYLEAVASRIEKEEGVRPGGWSSPWLTHTADTVDLLAATGYRYLLDLRADDRPVWLRAAAGPLLAIPYALELNDSTTMIGRQVDAATFADMIVDEFDELLAASEGQPLVMSVVLHSFVSGAPFRLRQVTRALEHLASRRDRAWFARPGEIHDAFAALAPPPAGPTTVGGLNLGLGLGDGLGGLGGIDDLGGGDG from the coding sequence GTGACCGGACACCCTGGACCTCGCGGGGCGCGCCGCTACCCCTACGACCCGATCACCTCGCCGTCGCCCGGTCGCTGGCCCGGCGGGCACGGCCTCGCCGTCTACGTCGCGGTCGGCGTCGAGGACTACCGGCCGGGCGACGGCCACGTCGAGGACCTGCTGCCCGGCGTGCCCCAGCCCGACCTGGTCAACGAGGCCTGGCGCGACTACGGCAACCGGGTCGGTGTGTTCCGCCTGCTCGACCGGCTGCGCGCGCACGGCATCCCGCCGACCCTGCTGCTCAACACCGGCGTCTACGACGCCGCCCCGGCCGTGACCGACGCGGCCCGCGCGGCCGGCGCCGAGCTGGTGGGGCACGGGGTGTCGAACTCCGACTCGCTCGCCGACCTGCCGCCCGGCCAGGAACGCGACTACCTCGAGGCGGTCGCGAGCCGCATCGAGAAGGAGGAGGGCGTCCGCCCCGGCGGCTGGTCGAGCCCGTGGCTCACCCACACCGCGGACACCGTCGACCTGCTCGCCGCCACCGGGTACCGGTACCTGCTGGACCTGCGGGCCGACGACCGCCCGGTCTGGCTGCGCGCGGCCGCCGGGCCGCTGCTCGCGATCCCGTACGCGCTGGAGCTCAACGACAGCACCACCATGATCGGCCGTCAGGTCGACGCGGCCACGTTCGCCGACATGATCGTCGACGAGTTCGACGAACTGCTGGCCGCGTCCGAGGGCCAGCCGCTGGTGATGAGCGTCGTCCTGCACTCGTTCGTCTCCGGCGCGCCGTTCCGGCTGCGCCAGGTCACCCGGGCGCTCGAGCACCTGGCGTCCCGGCGTGACCGGGCCTGGTTCGCGCGGCCCGGCGAGATCCACGACGCGTTCGCCGCCCTGGCGCCCCCGCCGGCGGGGCCCACCACCGTCGGCGGCCTCAACCTCGGCCTCGGTCTCGG
- a CDS encoding amidohydrolase family protein, protein MTSTLFRDVLVYQAGAPGHAVGPTDVHVIGNRITAVGTAVGTAADTEGPHGADRVVEGRGHHLLVPGLVNAHFHSPANHLKGDLPSMPLELFMLFETPADAPRPSPRAAYLRTMLAALEMLRTGTTSVQDDAFFMPWPDPEIIDAVASAYADCGIRAAVALDQPELPEADKLPFLADLAPAGLRDDVLAPGPRSRDELLELYAYLFDTWHGAADGRLTAAVSISAPQRVSVEYFEALDELSARHHVPLYAHMLETKAQRVLAAAQPRFAGRSLVQYTAGLGLLTERTNVIHAVWTDDADLDAIAAAGAVVVHNPVSNLRLGSGVMPLRAMLDRAIPVALGVDEAICNDAADMWNVVKTTGLIHNITGLDSERWPRPAEVLDALWAGGAAAMLRSGELGRVAPGCLADLTLLDLHSPAFTPLGDLAGQLVYCESGGGVALTMVDGVVVAEHGTVTSVDEAALLAEARELFAAQRPALLAHRAGAGRLYPTYQRMVRQAAGVDVGMTRWAGGL, encoded by the coding sequence GTGACCTCCACCCTGTTTCGCGACGTCCTCGTCTATCAGGCCGGCGCCCCCGGGCACGCCGTAGGCCCGACTGACGTCCACGTCATCGGCAACCGGATCACCGCCGTCGGCACGGCCGTCGGCACCGCCGCCGACACCGAGGGTCCCCACGGCGCCGACCGGGTCGTCGAAGGGCGCGGGCATCACCTGCTGGTCCCCGGCCTGGTCAACGCGCACTTCCACTCGCCGGCCAACCACCTCAAGGGCGACCTGCCGAGCATGCCGCTCGAGCTGTTCATGCTCTTCGAGACGCCGGCCGACGCGCCCCGCCCCAGCCCCCGCGCTGCCTACCTGCGCACCATGCTGGCCGCGCTGGAGATGCTGCGCACCGGCACCACGTCCGTCCAGGACGACGCGTTCTTCATGCCCTGGCCCGACCCGGAGATCATCGACGCGGTCGCCTCGGCCTACGCCGACTGCGGCATCCGCGCCGCCGTCGCCCTCGACCAGCCGGAGCTGCCCGAGGCCGACAAGCTCCCGTTCCTCGCCGACCTCGCGCCCGCCGGCCTGCGCGACGACGTCCTGGCCCCCGGCCCCCGCTCGCGCGACGAGCTGCTGGAGCTCTACGCCTACCTGTTCGACACCTGGCACGGCGCCGCCGACGGCCGGCTGACGGCGGCCGTGTCGATCTCCGCGCCGCAGCGGGTGAGCGTCGAGTACTTCGAGGCGCTCGACGAGCTGAGCGCCCGCCACCACGTCCCGCTGTACGCCCACATGCTGGAGACCAAGGCGCAGCGGGTGCTCGCCGCCGCCCAGCCGCGCTTCGCCGGCCGCTCGCTCGTCCAGTACACCGCCGGCCTCGGCCTGCTGACCGAGCGGACCAACGTCATCCACGCCGTGTGGACCGACGACGCCGATCTCGACGCCATCGCCGCCGCCGGCGCGGTCGTCGTCCACAACCCGGTGAGCAACCTGCGCCTGGGCAGCGGCGTGATGCCGCTGCGGGCGATGCTCGACCGCGCCATCCCGGTCGCCCTCGGCGTCGACGAGGCGATCTGCAACGACGCGGCCGACATGTGGAACGTCGTCAAGACCACCGGCCTGATCCACAACATCACCGGCCTGGACAGCGAGCGCTGGCCGCGGCCCGCCGAGGTGCTCGACGCGCTGTGGGCCGGCGGCGCGGCGGCGATGCTGCGCTCCGGCGAGCTCGGCCGCGTCGCGCCCGGCTGCCTCGCCGACCTCACGCTGCTCGACCTGCACTCGCCGGCGTTCACCCCGCTGGGCGACCTCGCCGGCCAGCTCGTCTACTGCGAGTCCGGCGGCGGCGTCGCGCTGACCATGGTCGACGGCGTCGTCGTCGCCGAGCACGGGACGGTGACCAGCGTCGACGAGGCCGCGCTGCTGGCCGAGGCCAGGGAGCTGTTCGCCGCGCAGCGCCCCGCCCTGCTCGCCCACCGGGCGGGCGCGGGCCGGCTCTACCCCACCTACCAGCGGATGGTCCGCCAGGCGGCCGGCGTCGACGTCGGCATGACGAGATGGGCAGGCGGCCTGTGA
- a CDS encoding nuclear transport factor 2 family protein, with product MADSPEEPLAADQLAITGLLARYCVLLDIVDVEGWVALFTPDAVYDVDGRTYRGHDDLRRLFKGTQRGLHMAGPPVIEADGPDRIRTVRNALFVNRHSGALRHTFYRDELVRTADGWRIAGCVCRFVTGDGIVAWPDRGLESPVHGIDSPDWADA from the coding sequence GTGGCCGACTCTCCTGAGGAGCCGTTAGCGGCGGACCAACTGGCCATCACCGGCCTGCTCGCGCGCTACTGCGTGCTGCTCGACATCGTCGACGTCGAGGGCTGGGTGGCTCTGTTCACCCCGGACGCCGTCTACGACGTGGACGGGCGTACGTACCGTGGCCACGACGACCTGCGCCGGCTGTTCAAGGGGACCCAGCGCGGCCTGCACATGGCCGGGCCGCCGGTCATCGAGGCCGACGGGCCAGACCGGATACGCACCGTCCGCAACGCCTTGTTCGTCAACCGGCACAGCGGCGCGCTGCGCCATACCTTCTACCGCGACGAGCTGGTCCGGACCGCCGACGGTTGGCGGATAGCGGGCTGCGTCTGCCGGTTCGTCACCGGCGACGGGATCGTCGCCTGGCCCGACCGCGGCCTCGAGTCGCCCGTCCACGGCATCGACAGCCCCGACTGGGCGGACGCGTAG
- the pabB gene encoding aminodeoxychorismate synthase component I produces the protein MAPVYARFDDLSAGVAWEFPRTAFTLEAARPGDVTGLLADVEAAAADGWWAYGFVAYEAAAGLDPALAVDAPVPGLPLAWFGVSPPPRLVPPVRASDLGAYRVGEWAAAWDEDEHTARVEAVRREIAAGETYQCNLTTRLTAETEGDERSLYADLALGQRGSYNAYLDLGRFAVASASPELFFETSGRAVRMRPMKGTARRGETPAQDAAIVAALRASEKERAENIMIVDLVRNDLARVATTGSVRVTSLCRAERYETVHQLTSGVAAALRPEAGLVDVFRALFPCGSVTGAPKARTMELIRELEDGPRGVYCGAIGMVAPPGAASFEARFSVPIRTALVDRAAGLATYGAGGGITWSSVPAAEYAELRAKAEILTRLARPAVRR, from the coding sequence ATGGCGCCCGTTTACGCGAGGTTCGACGATCTGAGTGCCGGGGTGGCCTGGGAGTTCCCGCGGACGGCCTTCACCCTGGAGGCGGCGAGGCCCGGCGACGTCACCGGACTGCTGGCCGACGTCGAGGCCGCCGCCGCCGACGGCTGGTGGGCCTACGGCTTCGTCGCCTACGAGGCGGCGGCGGGGCTCGACCCGGCGCTCGCGGTCGACGCGCCTGTGCCTGGCCTGCCGCTGGCCTGGTTCGGGGTCTCCCCGCCGCCCAGGCTCGTTCCGCCGGTGCGCGCGAGCGATCTCGGCGCCTACCGGGTGGGCGAATGGGCCGCGGCCTGGGACGAGGACGAGCACACCGCGCGGGTCGAGGCCGTGCGTCGCGAGATCGCCGCCGGCGAGACCTACCAGTGCAACCTGACCACCCGGCTGACCGCCGAGACCGAGGGCGACGAGCGGTCCCTGTACGCCGACCTGGCGCTTGGCCAGCGCGGCTCCTACAACGCCTACCTCGACCTTGGCCGCTTCGCCGTCGCGAGCGCGAGCCCGGAGCTGTTCTTCGAGACCAGCGGGCGCGCCGTGCGGATGCGGCCGATGAAGGGCACCGCGCGCCGCGGGGAGACTCCCGCCCAGGACGCCGCGATCGTGGCCGCGTTACGCGCCAGCGAGAAGGAACGAGCCGAGAACATCATGATCGTCGACCTGGTGCGCAACGACCTCGCCCGGGTCGCGACCACCGGGAGCGTCCGGGTGACGTCGCTGTGCCGCGCGGAGCGCTACGAGACCGTGCACCAGCTGACCTCGGGCGTCGCCGCGGCGCTGCGCCCCGAGGCCGGGCTCGTCGACGTGTTCCGGGCGCTGTTCCCCTGCGGCTCGGTCACCGGTGCGCCCAAGGCGCGGACGATGGAACTGATCCGCGAGCTGGAGGACGGCCCCCGGGGGGTCTACTGCGGGGCGATCGGCATGGTCGCGCCACCGGGCGCCGCCTCCTTCGAGGCTCGCTTCAGTGTCCCCATCCGCACCGCGCTCGTCGACCGGGCCGCCGGCCTCGCGACCTACGGTGCCGGCGGTGGCATCACCTGGAGCTCGGTGCCGGCCGCCGAGTACGCCGAGCTGCGCGCCAAGGCCGAGATCCTCACCCGCCTCGCCCGCCCGGCGGTCCGCCGCTAA
- a CDS encoding aldo/keto reductase — protein sequence MERRVLGRTGRPVSVVGLGTWQLGADWGNVDEDGALDVLAAATEAGVTLFDTADVYGDGRSEQLIGRFLREHPGSGVVVATKMGRRLAQVPENYVLANFREWNDRSRRNLGVDRLDLVQLHCPPTSVITGGEVYDALDTMVEEGRIASYGVSVETVAEGLAAVSRPNVASVQIILNAFRQKPLEEFLPAALAAGVGVLARVPLASGLLSGRYDENTVFDPSDHRAFNRHGEAFDVGETFAGVDYQVGVEAAREFAALSGHPARLALRWVIDQPGVTTVIPGARNRAQVADNVAAAAAPPLDAATAAAVRDLYDRRIRGLVHHRW from the coding sequence ATGGAGCGACGAGTTCTGGGGCGGACGGGGCGGCCGGTGTCGGTCGTCGGGCTGGGCACCTGGCAACTGGGAGCCGACTGGGGGAACGTCGACGAGGACGGCGCGCTCGACGTGCTGGCGGCGGCCACCGAGGCGGGTGTCACGCTGTTCGACACCGCCGACGTCTACGGCGACGGGCGCAGCGAGCAGCTCATCGGCCGGTTCCTGCGGGAGCATCCCGGGTCGGGCGTGGTGGTGGCCACGAAGATGGGCCGCCGGCTCGCGCAGGTGCCGGAGAACTACGTACTCGCCAACTTCCGCGAGTGGAACGACCGGTCCCGGCGCAACCTCGGGGTCGACCGGCTCGATCTCGTCCAGCTGCACTGCCCCCCGACCTCGGTCATCACGGGCGGCGAGGTGTACGACGCGCTCGACACGATGGTCGAGGAGGGACGGATCGCGAGCTACGGGGTGAGCGTGGAGACCGTCGCGGAGGGGCTCGCCGCCGTCAGCCGGCCAAACGTCGCCAGTGTCCAGATCATCCTCAATGCCTTCCGGCAGAAGCCGCTGGAGGAGTTCCTGCCCGCGGCGCTCGCCGCCGGGGTCGGCGTGCTCGCCCGCGTCCCGCTCGCCTCCGGCCTGCTGTCCGGGCGCTACGACGAGAACACCGTCTTCGACCCGTCCGACCACCGCGCCTTCAACCGGCACGGCGAGGCGTTCGACGTCGGCGAGACGTTCGCCGGGGTGGACTACCAGGTCGGGGTCGAGGCGGCACGTGAGTTCGCGGCGCTGTCCGGCCACCCGGCCCGACTGGCGCTGCGCTGGGTGATCGACCAGCCGGGCGTCACCACCGTCATCCCCGGGGCCCGCAACCGGGCGCAGGTCGCCGACAACGTCGCGGCCGCGGCCGCCCCGCCACTCGACGCCGCGACGGCCGCCGCCGTCCGCGACCTTTACGACCGCCGCATCCGCGGCCTCGTCCACCACCGCTGGTAG
- a CDS encoding GlsB/YeaQ/YmgE family stress response membrane protein, translating into MFQIIWIVIAGLVIGVLARAVLRGRQHLPVWLTIVAGIIGALIGNVIASAINVRDTGGVDWVRHILQIAVAAVAIVILQPIWRSRSSRR; encoded by the coding sequence GTGTTCCAAATCATCTGGATCGTGATCGCCGGTCTGGTCATCGGCGTTCTGGCGCGCGCGGTGCTGCGCGGGCGGCAGCACCTGCCGGTGTGGCTGACCATCGTCGCCGGCATCATCGGCGCGCTGATCGGCAACGTCATCGCCAGCGCGATCAACGTCCGGGACACCGGCGGCGTCGACTGGGTCCGTCACATTCTCCAGATCGCCGTGGCCGCCGTCGCGATCGTCATCCTGCAGCCCATCTGGAGGTCCCGCTCCAGCCGCAGGTAG